A stretch of DNA from Methylobacterium sp. CB376:
ATCACACATCCTCTCTCAGGCGGCATTGCACGGTAATCACTGGCGGGTGTAATAAGCATCCGAACGACATTATTCACCAGCCGGTTCAGTGAGGGCGGTGATCGTTACGCGCTTCTATTACTGGAACATAGAATCTGGCCTTCAACCTAGATACTTAACCAGAAAATGGGCAATCTGGTGCAGTACACCGGAGCCACTTGCTGCGGCGTCAAACACTTCCGCTACGCACGCCCCCTTTCGCAACCACAGTCTGCAACGAAGGGCTACCATAAAGAAGGCAATATAAGTCAGACCCGCCGTGCGAAAGAGCGCTGGAACGGTGCCAGACTTGAATGTATCTGATGCTGCTATGTGCTTACTGTCACGGATTTTATGTAAACGCTTTTCTGCCCGTCGTATGGAGAGCCGCGGGACAACCAATTGCTATTACTGATTGTAAATAATGCATAAATCTTCAGCGGTATCAGTAAAAAGATGTTTATTGGCATGTGAAACAAGAAGCCGAGAAATCGAAGTTGGCGAGCACGGACAGATGCTACGCAGCAGCGAATTATTGTCATTAAGACGATCATTAAACTCGGCCACCACGGGACGGAGGCCGTCGAAAACACCTGTGCTATTCCCGCGATCAACGAAACAGTGAGCAATAGAAGCCCTATGTTCTGCCCAATCACATCCAGGGTCAGATAGCCGTCCAGTCTGGGAAGAATATATAGCGCGAGCAGCGTGTCACGGTAAGTACTACGCGCCCATCGCAGCTGCTGGCGCAGATACGAACTAAGTCTATCCGGGACGACAGTTGCTACACAGGCATCTGGTACGTACTCGGTTCGAAATCCTGCTTCTAGCATCAGTATCGTGAGATGCCGATCCTCACCAAAATTGCTTATTCTACCGCGAAAAACTTGTGTCTCGTACCGGTCTATCAACAGAAGCAGCGCGGACCGGCGGTACATCGCACAAGGACCGCAGCAGCACATAACGGCACCGAATCGACCTTGTGCCGCTCGTTCCTCATTACAGGCCAGCCAGTATTCCATATCAATCAACCGAGTCAACCATGTTTTCCGGCGGTTGCTAGCTGTTAACTGGCCCATTACCGCACCTACAGATGGATCTCGCATTCTCAGTGCGAGCTTTGCTACCACATCGCTATCCGCGGTCGTATCGGAGTCGATGTTGAGCACCAAGTCTCCCGTGGACCGGCGTATCGCCGAAATCTGGGCTTTGCGCTTCCCAACATTATCTTCCAAATTAATGAACACGA
This window harbors:
- the nodC gene encoding chitooligosaccharide synthase NodC, which encodes MDKFAATSIGAVSLYALLSAFYKGVQIFYSDPATISPAKRSAFVGSGIMPSVDVIVPCFNEDPCTLFECLSSIASQEYSGKLQIYVVDDGSDNRGSLAQVHDVFAHDPRFVFINLEDNVGKRKAQISAIRRSTGDLVLNIDSDTTADSDVVAKLALRMRDPSVGAVMGQLTASNRRKTWLTRLIDMEYWLACNEERAAQGRFGAVMCCCGPCAMYRRSALLLLIDRYETQVFRGRISNFGEDRHLTILMLEAGFRTEYVPDACVATVVPDRLSSYLRQQLRWARSTYRDTLLALYILPRLDGYLTLDVIGQNIGLLLLTVSLIAGIAQVFSTASVPWWPSLMIVLMTIIRCCVASVRARQLRFLGFLFHMPINIFLLIPLKIYALFTISNSNWLSRGSPYDGQKSVYIKSVTVST